One genomic region from Arthrobacter sp. FB24 encodes:
- a CDS encoding 3-hydroxyacyl-CoA dehydrogenase family protein, protein MTETANTPTTAASSAANSARKIAVVGSGYMGGGIAQVLALGGARVALADVSAEVAQSNYDRLLAESDQFVADGLFPAGSTEILKQNLWAARDIEEAVADADFIEEAVPEIIAIKHQTLARISAAARPDAIIGSNTSTISIADLSEPVTNPERFLGVHFSNPSPFIPGVEIIPHAGTSATTVGAVRDLVHAAGKQTAVVKDVTGFVLNRLQYALFHEAAQLVEQGIATADDVDTLVRTTFGFRLPFFGPFAIADMAGLDVYNFCYKSLQTDFPERFATPKILTDLVEAGKLGTKTGAGFLNVPAERTPELIAYRNKAYVAMQQLLEDLGPAPIH, encoded by the coding sequence ATGACCGAAACAGCAAACACCCCTACCACCGCGGCCTCCAGCGCGGCCAACAGCGCCCGGAAGATCGCCGTCGTCGGCTCCGGCTACATGGGCGGCGGGATCGCCCAGGTCCTGGCGCTCGGCGGTGCCCGCGTGGCACTGGCGGATGTGTCCGCCGAAGTGGCGCAGAGCAACTACGACCGCCTCCTCGCCGAATCGGACCAGTTTGTGGCCGACGGCCTGTTCCCGGCCGGTTCCACAGAGATCCTGAAGCAGAACCTCTGGGCAGCCAGGGACATCGAGGAGGCCGTGGCCGACGCGGACTTCATCGAGGAGGCCGTCCCCGAAATCATCGCGATCAAGCACCAGACGCTGGCCCGCATCAGCGCAGCGGCCAGGCCTGACGCCATCATCGGTTCCAACACCTCCACCATCTCCATCGCCGATCTGTCCGAACCGGTTACCAACCCGGAACGGTTCCTCGGCGTGCACTTCTCGAACCCGTCACCGTTCATCCCCGGCGTGGAGATCATCCCTCACGCCGGCACCTCCGCAACCACGGTGGGCGCAGTCCGCGACCTGGTGCACGCTGCCGGCAAGCAGACCGCCGTCGTCAAGGACGTCACCGGCTTTGTACTCAACCGCCTGCAGTACGCGCTCTTCCATGAAGCAGCGCAGCTGGTGGAGCAGGGCATCGCGACTGCGGACGACGTGGACACGCTGGTCCGCACCACCTTTGGCTTCCGGCTGCCGTTCTTCGGCCCGTTTGCCATTGCGGACATGGCCGGGCTGGACGTCTACAACTTCTGCTACAAGTCGCTCCAGACCGACTTCCCGGAGCGGTTCGCCACCCCCAAGATCCTCACGGACCTGGTGGAGGCCGGGAAGCTGGGCACCAAGACCGGCGCCGGCTTCCTCAACGTTCCGGCGGAACGCACCCCCGAGCTGATCGCCTACCGCAACAAGGCCTACGTCGCCATGCAGCAGCTTCTCGAAGACCTCGGCCCCGCCCCGATCCACTAG
- a CDS encoding triose-phosphate isomerase family protein: protein MQHASASHATDTVNDSVIDCVSDSVIYVGVSTKMYLGYRDTLDWLERLRHEVDSRPALAAGRVVPFVIPSFPVLPAAAALLTGSPMLLGAQNCGWAEGPWTGEVAPSMLAELGVRLVEIGHAERRAHLGETDSMVALKVRAADDAGLTPLLCVGEASVGDASDGDAAIATRNAAAFVQGQIEAAVGGDWELASRLIIAYEPVWAIGAAEPADPGYVSDVVNHLRGLLAAHGLRELPVIYGGSAKPGLLPELGGVSGLFLGRFAHDAGNFGAVLDEALAG from the coding sequence ATGCAGCACGCTTCAGCCAGCCACGCCACGGACACCGTCAATGACAGCGTTATTGACTGTGTCAGTGACTCCGTCATCTATGTCGGCGTCAGCACCAAGATGTACCTGGGCTACCGGGACACCCTGGACTGGCTGGAGCGCCTGCGGCACGAAGTGGACTCCCGTCCGGCCCTCGCGGCCGGGCGGGTTGTCCCGTTTGTGATCCCGTCCTTCCCGGTGCTGCCGGCGGCCGCCGCTCTTCTTACGGGTTCGCCAATGCTGCTCGGCGCGCAGAACTGCGGCTGGGCCGAGGGCCCGTGGACCGGCGAGGTGGCCCCGTCCATGCTCGCCGAGCTCGGTGTGCGCCTGGTGGAGATCGGCCACGCCGAACGCCGCGCGCACCTCGGCGAAACCGACTCCATGGTGGCGCTCAAGGTCCGGGCCGCGGACGACGCCGGGCTGACGCCCCTGCTGTGCGTCGGCGAGGCCTCCGTGGGGGACGCGTCCGACGGCGACGCCGCCATTGCTACCCGGAACGCCGCAGCCTTTGTACAAGGGCAGATCGAGGCTGCCGTTGGGGGCGACTGGGAACTGGCCTCGCGCCTCATCATCGCTTACGAGCCCGTCTGGGCCATCGGCGCCGCCGAACCGGCGGATCCCGGTTATGTGTCCGACGTCGTCAATCACCTCCGCGGCCTGCTCGCCGCGCACGGGTTGCGGGAGCTTCCCGTCATCTACGGCGGCTCAGCCAAGCCGGGGCTGCTGCCCGAATTGGGCGGCGTTTCCGGTTTGTTCCTGGGCCGCTTCGCACACGACGCCGGGAACTTCGGCGCGGTTCTGGACGAGGCGCTGGCTGGGTGA
- a CDS encoding SDR family NAD(P)-dependent oxidoreductase, translating to MSIFPSERTAIVTGAVSERGIGRATVNYLAAQGWNIGIIDLDDALCKAAAKELAAQYGVRALGVGANVADETSVRNAIDEIEAELPQIVALANVAGVSSPVPYLELDAAEWDRVLNINLNGVHYATRRVAESMVKNRIGRIVNISSVSAQRGGGTFSKTPYSVAKAGVIGLTRSTARELGEYDITVNAISPGPIDTDIMGGTLSQERKDELTKDLVVNRVGSTRDIAAAIAFLISEDAGYISGQTLNVDGGLYMH from the coding sequence ATGAGCATTTTCCCCTCAGAACGCACAGCAATCGTCACCGGAGCCGTCTCCGAGCGCGGCATCGGCCGGGCCACCGTCAACTACCTCGCAGCGCAGGGCTGGAACATCGGCATCATCGACCTGGACGACGCCCTGTGCAAGGCCGCAGCCAAGGAACTGGCCGCCCAGTATGGTGTCCGGGCCCTCGGGGTTGGAGCCAACGTTGCCGATGAAACTTCCGTCCGCAATGCAATCGACGAGATCGAAGCAGAGCTGCCGCAGATCGTGGCCCTGGCCAACGTGGCCGGCGTCAGTTCACCGGTGCCGTACCTGGAGCTGGACGCTGCCGAGTGGGACCGCGTGCTGAACATCAACCTCAACGGCGTCCATTACGCCACCCGCCGCGTGGCCGAATCCATGGTCAAGAACCGGATCGGGCGCATCGTCAACATCTCCTCCGTTTCCGCACAGCGGGGCGGCGGCACGTTCTCCAAAACGCCGTACTCGGTGGCAAAGGCCGGCGTGATCGGACTGACCCGCTCCACCGCCCGCGAACTGGGGGAGTACGACATCACCGTCAACGCCATCTCCCCGGGCCCCATCGACACCGACATCATGGGCGGCACGCTCAGCCAGGAACGCAAGGACGAACTCACCAAGGACCTTGTGGTCAACCGGGTCGGATCGACACGCGACATCGCAGCAGCCATCGCCTTCCTCATCAGCGAGGACGCCGGATACATCTCCGGCCAGACGCTGAATGTGGATGGCGGACTTTACATGCACTAG
- the dhaL gene encoding dihydroxyacetone kinase subunit DhaL → MTQIFDNPADFADEALDGFVAANRGYVARVDGGVVRSTEVPAGQVALVVGGGSGHYPAFAGLVGPGLATGSACGNMFASPAAGQVYRVAKAANAGGGVLLSYGNYAGDVLHFGQAQLRLNAEGIETRTVLVTDDIASAPLDQIEKRRGIAGDLTVFKIAGAAAEAGLDLDAVERLAIRTNYRTRSLGVAFDGCTLPGADAPLFHVPAGQMSLGLGIHGEPGISEHPMPTASELAELLVSRLLEDKPDDAGNRVVAIVNGLGTVKYDELFLLFGKIEKLLTAAGLTVVEPECGELVTSLDMSGLSLTLLWLDDELEQFWAAPADTPAFRKGNLAPRARRELAGPEDAVAGEAENTTAAAAELGRLAAAVLAQVQGVVVEHEEELGNLDAIAGDGDHGIGMRRGVDAAAAAAEETSASGASAERVLTSAGEAWSERAGGTSGALWGSAVIAAGLALGNKDSYGGEDAAAAVTAFVDAITELGKAEPGDKTMVDALLPFRDTFLTAFDGGTPVRAALASAAAAAQEAAEATASLRPLKGRARPLAEKSLGHPDPGAVSFGLIAARISNYLDSELTGSPLTDSPLAASAAGNGAQS, encoded by the coding sequence ATGACCCAGATCTTCGACAACCCCGCTGATTTCGCGGATGAGGCACTGGACGGCTTTGTGGCAGCCAACCGCGGGTACGTCGCCCGGGTGGACGGCGGCGTGGTCCGCTCCACCGAGGTGCCCGCCGGCCAAGTGGCCCTGGTGGTGGGCGGCGGATCCGGCCACTACCCGGCCTTCGCAGGCCTCGTGGGACCGGGCCTTGCCACGGGCTCCGCCTGTGGCAACATGTTCGCTTCCCCGGCAGCCGGCCAGGTCTACCGGGTGGCCAAGGCCGCCAACGCGGGCGGCGGCGTGCTGCTGAGCTACGGCAACTACGCCGGCGACGTGCTCCACTTCGGCCAGGCCCAGCTGCGGCTTAACGCCGAGGGCATCGAAACCCGCACCGTCCTGGTCACGGACGACATCGCCAGCGCTCCGCTGGACCAGATCGAGAAGCGCCGCGGCATTGCCGGGGACCTGACGGTCTTCAAGATTGCCGGTGCCGCGGCGGAAGCAGGACTGGACCTCGACGCCGTCGAACGTTTGGCCATCCGGACCAACTACCGCACCCGTTCCCTGGGCGTGGCATTTGACGGCTGCACGCTGCCGGGAGCGGACGCGCCGCTGTTCCACGTGCCCGCCGGGCAGATGTCGCTGGGCCTCGGCATCCACGGCGAGCCGGGCATCTCCGAACACCCCATGCCCACCGCCTCCGAACTCGCCGAACTGCTGGTCTCCAGGCTCCTGGAGGACAAGCCCGACGACGCCGGGAACCGTGTGGTGGCCATCGTCAACGGCCTGGGCACGGTCAAGTACGACGAGCTGTTCCTGCTTTTCGGGAAGATCGAAAAGCTCCTCACCGCCGCCGGCCTGACGGTGGTGGAACCGGAATGCGGCGAGCTGGTCACCAGCCTGGACATGTCCGGGCTCTCCCTGACGCTGCTGTGGCTGGACGACGAACTGGAGCAGTTCTGGGCAGCTCCGGCCGATACCCCCGCCTTCCGCAAGGGCAACCTGGCTCCGCGGGCCCGCCGTGAGCTGGCCGGACCGGAAGACGCCGTGGCCGGTGAAGCGGAGAACACGACGGCGGCAGCAGCTGAGTTGGGCCGGCTGGCCGCCGCCGTGCTCGCCCAGGTGCAGGGCGTCGTCGTCGAGCATGAAGAGGAACTGGGGAACCTGGACGCCATCGCGGGCGACGGCGACCACGGTATCGGCATGCGCCGTGGCGTGGACGCAGCAGCAGCGGCAGCAGAGGAAACCTCGGCATCCGGGGCGTCGGCGGAACGTGTCCTCACGTCCGCGGGCGAAGCATGGAGCGAACGTGCGGGCGGAACCTCCGGGGCGCTGTGGGGATCCGCCGTGATCGCCGCCGGGCTGGCCCTCGGCAACAAGGACTCCTATGGCGGGGAGGACGCGGCAGCTGCCGTCACCGCCTTCGTGGACGCCATCACCGAACTTGGCAAGGCGGAACCGGGGGACAAGACGATGGTTGACGCGCTGCTGCCCTTCCGGGACACCTTCCTCACCGCGTTCGACGGCGGCACCCCGGTACGCGCGGCGCTCGCCTCAGCAGCGGCTGCTGCGCAGGAGGCCGCTGAGGCCACCGCTTCGCTCCGGCCTCTCAAGGGCAGGGCGCGGCCGCTCGCGGAAAAGAGCCTGGGCCATCCCGATCCCGGCGCGGTGTCCTTTGGACTGATCGCCGCCCGGATCTCGAACTATCTCGATTCTGAACTGACGGGTTCACCACTTACGGATTCACCGCTGGCCGCCTCCGCGGCCGGAAATGGAGCACAATCATGA
- a CDS encoding TM0106 family RecB-like putative nuclease, with the protein MFLLEPEVPDLAQDLVYSASDLVIAATCEYQLLRKLDEKLGRSPKAEFEPDEMLARTAKLGDVHEHKVLDNFLDEFGPWDPATGRGVYDVAAATAMDRATLQAKHAESIDALRAGADVVFQAAFFDGLFHGRSDFLVKQDDGRYAVYDTKLARHAKVTALLQLAAYGDQLLHAGIEPAPAVTLVLGATEETAGGGFDYVRSSHKLADILPVFRERRDRFLALTAGHRNQPDTVGWGTPGVVACGRCDYCQEQVKATDDLLLVARMNSAQRKKLHEQGIFTVKQLADATLPGASPSLLRMQDQARMQSNAGTAEGSVSYVKDGEQHSISYRVIPEHTLAELPPPSPGDIFFDFEGDPLWQDSATGIWGLEYLFGVIEAPTEPGRRTVFKPFWAHNRAAEKQAFLDFLDYVENRRRRYPDMHVYHYAAYEKTALRKLSVMHVAGEDTVDTWLRDGLLVDLYQTVRNSIRISENSYSIKKLEPLYMGSNLRSGDVKDAGASVVAYADYCEARDAGLADDAAAILAGISDYNEYDCLSTLELRDWLLRLAAERGIGAAPEAQGPGGNLGRAAPDSSDGAALRRSELAIRAFLDRAAEFRTSGKEFGSPEADVQAVAMVEAAVSYHRRERKAFWWAHFDRCESGPDTHQQDRNVFLVEEARILDDWHRVGTRLPERRVQLTGTVSAGSDLREGSKWFRMYDRPLPAGLEGTGSDGSGRNGWFGTEVLELGHEDGRDTVVIRDRLHRKIEPHNSMPIALTEDQPVATKSLEEALAMLADQVAAGLPDASAEPPGEPVFRKHPALDLVRRVPPRLVTSGPLPEPAGGADRFIDAITAAVAALDHSYLAVQGPPGTGKTHVGSHVIARLVARGWKVGVVAQSHAVVENLLCTAVEKAGVDPRRVAKDVKHDGSLPWDHRAAADVDRLLSSPGGALVGGTAWTMTGSTVPAGSLDLLVIDEAGQFSLANTLAVAQASPRLLLLGDPQQLPQVSQGTHPEPVNESALGWISAGHATLPPELGYFLADTWRMASPLCAAVSELSYEGRLQSASAADLRFLAGVPAGIETVLVAHSGNITSSPEEAAEVVHQVGRHLSLTWHDETGDRPLGPEDILVVAAYNAQVNLIRDVLDAAGHLAVRVGTVDKFQGQEAAVVIVSMACSAVAEAPRGMEFLLSRNRINVAVSRGKWRAVVVRAPELTNYLPAHPEGLEQLGGFIGLCQRSVTG; encoded by the coding sequence GTGTTTCTTCTTGAACCGGAAGTACCGGACCTGGCGCAGGACCTCGTCTACTCCGCGAGCGATCTGGTGATCGCTGCAACGTGTGAGTATCAGTTGCTGCGCAAACTGGACGAAAAACTGGGCCGCTCCCCCAAAGCCGAGTTCGAGCCCGACGAGATGCTGGCGCGCACAGCGAAACTCGGGGACGTTCACGAGCACAAAGTCCTGGACAACTTCCTTGACGAATTCGGGCCGTGGGATCCCGCCACCGGCCGCGGCGTGTACGACGTCGCGGCAGCCACCGCCATGGACCGCGCCACCCTGCAGGCCAAGCATGCCGAATCCATCGACGCGCTGCGGGCCGGGGCGGACGTTGTTTTCCAGGCCGCCTTCTTCGACGGCCTCTTCCACGGCCGTTCCGACTTCCTGGTCAAACAGGACGACGGCAGATACGCCGTGTACGACACCAAACTGGCGCGCCATGCCAAAGTGACGGCGCTGCTCCAGCTTGCCGCATACGGAGACCAGCTGCTTCACGCCGGAATCGAACCTGCCCCCGCCGTCACCCTGGTCCTGGGTGCCACAGAAGAAACGGCCGGCGGCGGCTTCGACTATGTCCGGAGCAGCCACAAGCTGGCGGACATCCTCCCCGTCTTCCGCGAGCGGCGGGACAGGTTCCTGGCCCTCACGGCCGGCCATCGGAACCAGCCCGACACCGTCGGCTGGGGCACGCCCGGTGTTGTTGCCTGCGGCCGCTGCGACTACTGCCAGGAACAGGTCAAAGCTACGGACGATCTCCTCCTGGTGGCGCGGATGAACTCGGCGCAGCGAAAAAAACTACACGAGCAGGGGATTTTCACCGTCAAGCAGTTGGCCGACGCAACGTTGCCCGGCGCCAGCCCCTCCCTGTTGCGGATGCAGGACCAGGCCCGGATGCAGAGCAACGCGGGGACGGCAGAGGGGTCCGTCAGCTACGTCAAGGACGGCGAACAGCACAGCATCAGCTACCGGGTTATCCCGGAACACACCCTGGCAGAACTGCCGCCGCCGAGCCCCGGAGACATCTTCTTCGACTTCGAAGGGGATCCGCTGTGGCAGGACAGCGCCACCGGGATATGGGGCCTGGAGTATTTGTTCGGGGTTATTGAAGCTCCCACGGAACCGGGCCGCCGGACCGTGTTTAAACCGTTTTGGGCGCACAACCGCGCTGCTGAAAAGCAGGCCTTCCTCGATTTCCTGGACTACGTGGAGAACAGGCGGCGCCGGTACCCTGACATGCACGTGTACCACTACGCCGCCTACGAAAAGACCGCCCTCCGCAAACTCTCTGTCATGCATGTCGCGGGAGAGGACACCGTGGACACGTGGCTGCGGGACGGGCTCCTCGTGGACCTGTACCAGACCGTGCGGAACAGCATCCGGATCTCCGAGAACTCGTACAGCATCAAGAAACTCGAGCCGCTCTACATGGGCAGCAACCTCCGCTCCGGTGACGTGAAGGACGCGGGGGCCTCGGTGGTGGCGTATGCAGATTACTGCGAGGCGCGTGACGCCGGTCTTGCCGATGACGCAGCGGCCATCCTTGCCGGCATCTCGGACTATAACGAATACGACTGTCTCTCCACGCTGGAGCTCCGCGACTGGCTGCTGCGGTTGGCCGCCGAGCGCGGAATCGGCGCAGCGCCTGAAGCACAGGGACCTGGAGGAAATTTAGGCAGGGCGGCACCTGATTCCAGCGACGGCGCCGCGCTCCGGCGTTCCGAACTCGCCATCAGGGCTTTCCTGGACCGGGCGGCGGAATTCCGCACCTCCGGTAAGGAGTTCGGCAGCCCGGAGGCCGACGTTCAAGCGGTCGCCATGGTGGAGGCGGCCGTGAGCTACCACCGCCGTGAGCGCAAGGCCTTTTGGTGGGCCCACTTTGACCGCTGCGAGAGCGGACCTGACACCCACCAGCAGGACCGCAATGTCTTCCTCGTCGAGGAGGCCCGCATCCTCGACGACTGGCACAGGGTAGGCACCAGGCTCCCCGAGCGCAGGGTACAGCTGACCGGCACAGTCAGCGCCGGCTCGGACCTCCGGGAAGGCAGCAAATGGTTCCGGATGTATGACCGTCCATTGCCCGCGGGGCTCGAGGGCACCGGCAGCGACGGCTCGGGCCGTAACGGGTGGTTCGGGACCGAGGTCCTGGAGCTCGGCCACGAGGACGGCAGGGATACCGTGGTGATCCGGGACCGGCTGCACCGGAAGATCGAACCGCATAACAGCATGCCCATCGCGCTCACCGAGGACCAGCCTGTTGCCACCAAGAGCCTGGAGGAGGCGCTGGCCATGCTGGCTGACCAGGTCGCCGCCGGCCTTCCCGACGCTTCCGCGGAGCCTCCGGGAGAGCCTGTCTTCCGGAAGCACCCGGCATTGGACCTGGTGCGCCGGGTTCCGCCGCGGCTGGTGACAAGCGGACCCCTCCCCGAGCCTGCGGGCGGCGCGGACCGCTTCATCGACGCGATCACGGCAGCCGTCGCCGCCCTCGACCACTCGTACCTCGCGGTCCAGGGACCGCCAGGCACCGGCAAGACGCACGTCGGTTCACATGTCATTGCGCGGCTCGTGGCCCGGGGCTGGAAGGTGGGCGTCGTCGCCCAGTCGCACGCGGTGGTGGAGAACCTCCTCTGCACCGCCGTGGAAAAAGCGGGAGTGGACCCGCGGAGGGTTGCCAAGGACGTCAAGCACGACGGTTCCCTGCCGTGGGACCACCGGGCTGCCGCCGACGTGGACCGGCTGCTCAGTTCTCCGGGCGGCGCCCTGGTGGGTGGCACGGCCTGGACCATGACAGGCTCCACCGTTCCTGCCGGGTCCCTGGATCTTCTGGTGATCGACGAGGCCGGGCAGTTCTCCCTCGCCAACACACTGGCTGTCGCCCAGGCAAGCCCGCGGCTGCTGTTGCTCGGCGATCCGCAGCAGCTTCCCCAGGTCAGCCAGGGCACCCACCCGGAGCCGGTCAACGAGTCCGCCCTGGGCTGGATCTCTGCGGGGCATGCCACACTTCCGCCTGAGCTCGGCTATTTCCTGGCGGACACGTGGCGCATGGCGTCGCCGCTGTGCGCTGCCGTTTCGGAGCTTTCCTATGAGGGCAGGCTGCAATCCGCCAGCGCCGCCGACCTGCGGTTCCTGGCGGGCGTCCCTGCCGGAATCGAAACCGTGTTGGTTGCGCACAGCGGGAACATCACGTCGTCCCCGGAGGAAGCCGCTGAAGTGGTGCACCAGGTCGGCAGGCACTTGAGCCTGACCTGGCACGATGAAACCGGGGACCGCCCGCTGGGGCCGGAGGACATCCTGGTGGTTGCGGCCTACAACGCGCAGGTGAACCTGATCAGGGACGTCCTCGACGCCGCCGGCCACCTGGCGGTCCGCGTGGGCACCGTGGACAAGTTCCAGGGCCAGGAGGCTGCTGTGGTGATTGTATCCATGGCCTGTTCGGCGGTGGCCGAGGCTCCGCGGGGCATGGAATTCCTGCTCTCCCGGAACCGGATCAACGTGGCGGTGTCCCGCGGCAAATGGCGCGCCGTAGTGGTGCGGGCACCGGAACTGACCAACTACCTGCCCGCACATCCCGAAGGCCTCGAACAGCTGGGCGGATTTATCGGGCTCTGCCAGCGGTCGGTGACAGGGTAG
- a CDS encoding MFS transporter, translating into MSLTATSTKELLDSPVLKSAISKASFRLMPMLVILYVVAFLDRTNVGFAEAALGVDRGVTAGAYALGAGIFFIGYALFEIPSNLLLTKFGAKVWLARIAITWGIVSACFAFVQGETSFIILRFLLGVTEAGLFPGVIMFLAAWFPNKVRVKMFAIFYLAQPFSQMMGAPLSGWLINIGDQVPGVAGWQVMFFVEGMLAVLAGVAAYFFLINSPQDAKFLNPGEKKALLDVMALEDTVKEETGPRGVLAAMKNRKVWYFTVIYFCLQVAVYGVTFYLPQQVAQLTGQKVGFAVGLLAAIPWFFGIFACYFIGKAANTIVRRRVWGTGLFISTGLCIFGSAWAGANHIPALGIIFITLAVCSFLSIGPIAWSYPTAFLTGTAAAAGIGLINSLGNLGGFVAPILRTTVNQVTASDTGTMGVYALGVLPFLAAAMMFATKRFQNKADELLEK; encoded by the coding sequence ATGTCCTTAACAGCAACTTCAACCAAGGAGCTCCTGGATTCGCCGGTCCTTAAGTCGGCGATTTCCAAGGCCTCGTTCCGGCTGATGCCGATGCTGGTCATCCTGTATGTGGTGGCTTTCCTGGACCGCACCAACGTTGGCTTCGCTGAAGCAGCGCTCGGAGTGGACCGCGGAGTCACCGCCGGGGCCTACGCCCTGGGCGCCGGCATCTTCTTCATCGGCTACGCACTGTTCGAAATCCCCAGCAACCTGCTCCTGACCAAGTTCGGCGCCAAGGTGTGGCTGGCCCGCATCGCCATCACCTGGGGCATCGTCTCCGCGTGCTTCGCCTTCGTCCAGGGCGAGACCTCGTTCATCATCCTGCGCTTCCTGCTGGGTGTCACTGAGGCGGGCCTGTTCCCGGGCGTCATCATGTTCCTGGCGGCGTGGTTCCCGAACAAGGTCCGGGTCAAGATGTTCGCCATCTTCTACCTGGCACAGCCGTTTTCGCAGATGATGGGCGCACCGCTATCCGGCTGGCTGATCAACATCGGCGACCAGGTTCCCGGCGTGGCCGGCTGGCAGGTCATGTTCTTCGTCGAAGGCATGCTCGCAGTCCTGGCCGGCGTTGCCGCGTACTTCTTCCTGATCAACAGCCCGCAGGACGCTAAGTTCCTGAACCCCGGCGAAAAGAAGGCGCTGCTGGACGTCATGGCGCTGGAGGACACCGTCAAGGAAGAAACCGGCCCCCGTGGTGTGCTCGCCGCCATGAAGAACCGCAAGGTCTGGTACTTCACGGTCATCTACTTCTGTCTCCAGGTGGCGGTATACGGCGTGACGTTCTACCTGCCGCAGCAGGTTGCGCAGCTGACCGGCCAGAAAGTCGGCTTCGCCGTGGGCCTGCTGGCGGCCATCCCGTGGTTCTTCGGCATCTTCGCCTGCTACTTCATCGGCAAGGCAGCCAACACCATCGTCCGCCGCCGGGTGTGGGGCACGGGGCTGTTCATCTCCACCGGGCTTTGCATCTTCGGCTCGGCGTGGGCCGGCGCCAACCATATCCCGGCATTGGGCATCATCTTCATCACCCTGGCGGTGTGCAGCTTCCTGTCGATCGGGCCCATCGCGTGGTCCTACCCGACGGCGTTCCTCACCGGAACGGCCGCCGCGGCGGGCATTGGCCTGATCAACTCGCTGGGCAACCTGGGCGGCTTCGTGGCCCCGATCCTGCGCACCACGGTCAACCAGGTCACGGCGTCCGACACCGGAACCATGGGCGTCTACGCCCTCGGCGTCCTGCCTTTCCTGGCGGCCGCGATGATGTTCGCGACCAAGAGGTTCCAGAACAAGGCGGACGAACTTCTCGAGAAGTAA
- a CDS encoding sugar phosphate isomerase/epimerase family protein, with translation MAYTAENWPITAALLQFPGTDAQGTHINDADAAAWAEVLTEVKEAGFAHADLTDSWVRPGDLSTERLAEFKQTAANVGIGIPVISAIRRSVIEERNWEANLAYSHRTIDAAAELGCEVVSFGLHQAITAEQQKQLWFWTVEGYKDPSGDKEVWGNAVARLRELGRHAAEVGVLLSLEMYEDTYLGTADSSVQLVQDIGLSNVGLNPDLGNLIRLHRPIEDWREMVAKTLPYSNYWHMKNYIRDEDTARDMYVTMPAPMESGLINYREAFKLALSVGFQGILCTEHYGGDGLSVTASNQDYLRRHVLPKTDGYALGQSQVAQGRQLPAASELSSV, from the coding sequence ATGGCCTACACAGCCGAGAACTGGCCCATTACTGCGGCCCTGCTTCAGTTCCCGGGCACCGACGCCCAGGGAACCCACATCAACGACGCCGACGCCGCCGCTTGGGCCGAGGTCCTCACCGAGGTCAAGGAAGCCGGCTTCGCACACGCGGACCTCACGGACAGCTGGGTCCGCCCCGGCGACCTCAGCACAGAGCGCCTCGCCGAATTCAAACAGACTGCAGCCAACGTAGGCATCGGCATCCCTGTCATCTCCGCGATCCGCCGCAGCGTCATCGAAGAACGCAACTGGGAAGCCAACCTGGCCTACAGCCACCGCACCATCGACGCCGCCGCCGAACTGGGCTGCGAAGTCGTCTCCTTCGGCCTCCACCAGGCCATCACGGCCGAACAGCAGAAACAGCTCTGGTTCTGGACGGTCGAAGGCTACAAAGACCCGTCGGGAGACAAAGAAGTCTGGGGCAACGCCGTCGCCCGTCTCCGCGAGCTCGGCCGGCACGCAGCCGAAGTCGGCGTCCTGCTCTCGCTCGAAATGTACGAGGACACCTACCTGGGCACCGCGGATTCCTCCGTGCAGCTCGTCCAGGACATCGGCCTCTCAAACGTTGGCCTCAACCCGGACCTCGGCAACCTGATCCGGCTGCACCGCCCCATCGAGGACTGGCGCGAGATGGTGGCCAAGACCCTGCCGTACTCCAACTACTGGCACATGAAGAACTACATCCGGGACGAGGACACGGCCCGCGACATGTATGTCACCATGCCGGCACCGATGGAAAGCGGCCTCATCAACTACCGCGAGGCCTTCAAGCTCGCACTGTCCGTAGGTTTTCAGGGCATCCTCTGCACCGAGCACTACGGCGGCGACGGCCTCAGCGTGACGGCCAGCAACCAGGACTACCTCCGCCGCCACGTCCTCCCCAAGACCGACGGCTACGCACTCGGGCAGAGCCAGGTGGCGCAGGGGAGGCAGCTGCCCGCCGCCTCGGAACTCAGCAGCGTCTGA
- a CDS encoding ribose-5-phosphate isomerase, which translates to MSADQSTAGWRIVIGNDEAGVEYKEALKALLEADSRVASVVDVGVGANDSTAYPHVAVDAARKVAEGEADRALLICGTGLGVAIAANKVPGIRAVTAHDGYSVERSVLSNNAQVLTMGQRVIGLELAKKLVGEWLDYRFDETSSSAAKVDAICSYEPDYTKAV; encoded by the coding sequence ATGAGCGCAGACCAGAGCACTGCAGGATGGCGCATTGTCATCGGCAACGATGAAGCGGGCGTCGAATACAAGGAAGCGCTGAAGGCGCTGCTCGAAGCGGACAGCCGCGTCGCGTCCGTGGTGGATGTGGGAGTCGGCGCCAACGACTCGACCGCATACCCGCACGTCGCCGTTGACGCCGCCCGCAAAGTGGCCGAAGGCGAGGCAGACCGCGCCCTGCTGATCTGCGGCACCGGGCTGGGCGTGGCCATCGCGGCCAACAAGGTCCCCGGGATCCGCGCCGTCACCGCCCACGACGGCTACTCCGTGGAACGCTCGGTCCTGAGCAACAACGCCCAGGTCCTCACCATGGGCCAGCGCGTGATCGGCCTGGAACTGGCCAAGAAACTGGTGGGCGAATGGCTCGACTACCGTTTCGACGAGACCTCATCCTCCGCCGCCAAGGTGGACGCTATCTGCTCTTACGAGCCCGACTACACGAAGGCAGTCTGA